A window of Leclercia adecarboxylata contains these coding sequences:
- a CDS encoding MFS transporter, whose amino-acid sequence MNVSPQLRKVLFATGVGHFVEWFDFGLYGTLAALIGMHFFHAEDPVTALLSSFAVFGAGFVMRPLGGLWFGSLGDRIGRRRVLATVILLTSGATFLIGLLPTFSQVGLFAPLMLVLVRLVQGFAAGGESAGATTFLAEYAPAHRRGFFTCWIDNFGFLAFVAASGLVLLLTSVLGEAAMNDWGWRIPFLLAGPLGWIGLWLRTHLEDSPEFLALKQSYKTVAAPLHTAVTTERRALIFCIGFVVIKAVGHWMLQAFIPGYLATELRFPPEQAYFITTLGLLAIAVLIPFMGYLSDRFGRRPLMLAGCMGFILLSWPAIALMAQGDLLSALLAMLLLGLCIALFDGASSAAMAELFPTRIRFGSIAIAYNVAVAFFGGITPWFSTWLLIESGNPLSPALFIMAAALISFLTVLRAKETAGLPLRS is encoded by the coding sequence ATTAACGTGTCCCCGCAACTGCGCAAGGTGCTGTTTGCCACCGGGGTCGGCCATTTTGTCGAATGGTTCGATTTCGGGCTTTACGGCACCTTAGCCGCCCTGATTGGCATGCACTTCTTCCATGCGGAAGATCCCGTGACGGCGCTGCTGTCGTCGTTTGCGGTTTTTGGCGCCGGGTTTGTGATGCGCCCGCTCGGCGGGCTGTGGTTTGGATCCCTCGGTGACCGGATTGGCCGCCGCAGGGTGCTGGCCACCGTGATCCTGTTGACTTCCGGAGCCACCTTTTTGATCGGGCTGCTGCCTACCTTTTCCCAGGTGGGGCTTTTCGCCCCGCTGATGCTGGTGCTGGTGCGGCTGGTACAGGGGTTTGCCGCCGGGGGAGAGAGCGCAGGGGCCACCACCTTTCTGGCGGAGTATGCGCCTGCCCATCGCCGGGGCTTCTTTACCTGCTGGATAGATAACTTCGGCTTTCTGGCTTTTGTGGCCGCCTCGGGCCTGGTCCTGCTGCTTACCTCTGTGCTCGGAGAAGCGGCGATGAACGACTGGGGCTGGCGGATTCCGTTTTTGCTCGCCGGTCCGCTGGGCTGGATTGGCCTCTGGCTGCGAACCCATCTTGAGGACTCTCCCGAATTCCTGGCGCTGAAGCAAAGCTATAAAACGGTAGCCGCGCCGCTGCACACGGCGGTGACTACCGAGCGGCGCGCGCTGATCTTCTGTATCGGTTTTGTCGTGATTAAGGCGGTAGGGCACTGGATGTTGCAGGCCTTTATTCCCGGCTATCTGGCGACGGAGCTGCGCTTCCCGCCGGAGCAGGCCTATTTCATCACCACTCTCGGTCTGTTGGCCATTGCGGTGCTCATCCCTTTTATGGGCTATCTGTCGGATCGGTTTGGCCGCAGGCCGCTGATGCTGGCGGGCTGCATGGGGTTTATCCTTTTGAGCTGGCCTGCCATCGCGTTAATGGCGCAGGGCGACCTCCTCTCAGCGCTGCTGGCAATGCTGCTGCTGGGGCTCTGCATCGCGCTCTTTGATGGTGCCAGCAGTGCGGCCATGGCGGAGCTGTTTCCAACCCGCATTCGCTTTGGCAGTATCGCCATTGCCTATAACGTGGCAGTGGCGTTTTTTGGCGGCATCACGCCGTGGTTCTCGACCTGGCTGCTGATCGAAAGTGGCAACCCGCTCTCGCCAGCGCTGTTTATCATGGCGGCGGCACTGATCTCTTTCCTGACGGTGCTGCGGGCGAAAGAGACCGCCGGGCTACCGCTGCGCTCCTGA
- the cybB gene encoding cytochrome b561 has product MRNKYTGLQIAIHWLVFLLVIVAYCAMEFRGWFPRSDRPLINMIHVSCGISILVLIVARLLVRLKYPAPPIVPKPKPMYIGLSHLGHLAIYLLFIALPLIGLVMMYNRGNTWFAFGLGMPHAAESNFDLVDTLKAWHVTLANLGYFIIGIHAFAALLHHYYWKDNTLLRMMPKKR; this is encoded by the coding sequence ATGCGCAATAAATACACCGGCCTGCAAATTGCCATTCACTGGCTGGTTTTTCTGCTGGTGATCGTCGCCTACTGTGCCATGGAGTTTCGCGGCTGGTTCCCCCGCAGCGACCGTCCGCTGATCAATATGATCCACGTGTCATGCGGCATCTCTATTCTGGTGCTGATAGTCGCGCGTCTGCTGGTGCGCCTTAAGTATCCCGCGCCGCCCATCGTGCCTAAACCTAAACCGATGTATATCGGCTTATCCCATCTGGGGCACCTTGCCATCTATCTGCTGTTTATTGCGCTGCCGTTGATTGGCCTGGTGATGATGTATAACCGGGGCAACACCTGGTTTGCATTCGGGCTGGGGATGCCGCACGCCGCCGAATCAAATTTCGATCTGGTGGATACGCTGAAAGCCTGGCACGTTACCCTGGCGAACCTGGGCTATTTCATCATCGGCATCCATGCCTTTGCCGCGCTGCTTCATCACTACTACTGGAAAGACAACACCCTGCTGCGCATGATGCCGAAAAAGCGCTAA
- the gap gene encoding type I glyceraldehyde-3-phosphate dehydrogenase, which yields MSKIGINGFGRIGRLVLRRLLETQDSNSVVAINDLTSPKVLAYLLKHDSNYGPFPWSVDFTEDSLIVDGKSISVYAEKEAKNIPWKTAGVDLVVECTGFYTSQEKSQAHLDAGARKVLISAPAGEMKTIVFNVNDDTIEASDTIISVASCTTNCLAPLAKVLHDAFGIKAGTMTTIHAYTGTQALVDGPRGKDLRASRAAAENIIPHTTGAAKAIGLVIPELSGKLKGHAQRVPVKTGSVTELVSILEKKVSVDEIHQALKKATEGNESFGYTDEEIVSSDVIGSNFGSIFDATQTEVTDAGDVQLVKTVAWYDNEYGFVTQLVRTLDKFAAL from the coding sequence ATGAGTAAGATTGGCATCAACGGTTTTGGTCGTATTGGCCGACTGGTTCTTCGTCGGTTACTGGAAACTCAGGACAGTAATAGCGTGGTGGCAATTAACGATTTGACGTCGCCGAAGGTGCTGGCCTACCTGTTAAAACATGACTCCAACTATGGCCCCTTCCCATGGAGCGTGGACTTCACGGAGGATTCGCTGATCGTCGACGGCAAATCCATTTCGGTCTATGCCGAAAAAGAGGCGAAGAACATTCCGTGGAAAACTGCCGGGGTGGATCTGGTGGTGGAGTGTACCGGCTTCTACACCTCGCAGGAGAAATCCCAGGCTCACCTGGATGCGGGCGCCAGAAAGGTGCTGATCTCCGCCCCGGCGGGCGAGATGAAAACCATCGTCTTTAACGTCAACGATGACACCATCGAGGCCAGCGACACCATTATCTCTGTCGCCTCCTGCACCACCAACTGCCTGGCTCCGCTGGCGAAAGTGCTGCACGACGCCTTTGGTATCAAGGCGGGCACCATGACCACCATCCACGCCTATACCGGCACCCAGGCGCTGGTGGATGGCCCGCGCGGCAAGGATCTTCGTGCCTCCCGCGCCGCGGCGGAAAATATTATTCCGCACACCACCGGGGCGGCGAAGGCGATTGGGCTGGTGATCCCGGAACTGAGCGGCAAGCTGAAAGGCCACGCCCAGCGCGTACCGGTCAAAACCGGATCCGTGACCGAGCTGGTGTCGATTCTGGAGAAAAAAGTCAGCGTGGATGAGATCCATCAGGCGCTGAAGAAGGCCACCGAGGGCAACGAGTCCTTCGGCTATACCGATGAAGAGATTGTCTCTTCCGACGTGATCGGGTCAAACTTTGGGTCGATCTTCGATGCCACCCAGACGGAGGTCACCGACGCGGGTGACGTCCAGTTGGTGAAAACCGTGGCCTGGTACGACAACGAATACGGGTTTGTTACCCAGCTGGTGCGTACTTTAGATAAATTCGCTGCACTGTAA
- a CDS encoding alpha/beta hydrolase yields MEALSRETLEQNMAHAVGRSATFSIWPTPEAPGARTSDAVFTPEPRHTGTSNFDRAVTGVRAPQITVYAPNKPNGVGILVVPGGSFRRVVLDKEGSALASFFNARGYTLFVMTYRMPGDGHEEGADAPLADVQRAMRVIRARAREYSLDPARMGVLGFSAGGHVAASLGTRHDEAVYAPLDAADEHAARPAFMALVYPVITMQGDHYHPGSRHELIGDNPGEEQIQRYSLETRVTRDAPPTFLLHAADDPAVKVENSLAMYSALRHAGVPVEMHLFERGKHGFGIRDAQGLPVAVWPELMMNWIATKV; encoded by the coding sequence ATGGAAGCACTGAGCCGCGAAACCTTAGAACAGAATATGGCGCACGCCGTTGGCCGCTCGGCCACCTTTAGTATCTGGCCCACTCCTGAAGCGCCAGGCGCGCGCACCAGCGACGCCGTCTTTACCCCCGAACCGCGCCACACCGGCACTTCCAACTTCGATCGCGCCGTCACCGGCGTTCGCGCGCCGCAGATAACCGTTTATGCGCCGAACAAACCTAACGGGGTCGGCATTCTGGTGGTGCCCGGTGGCTCCTTTCGCCGCGTGGTGCTGGATAAAGAGGGCAGCGCGCTGGCCTCCTTCTTCAACGCCCGCGGCTATACCCTGTTTGTGATGACCTACCGCATGCCGGGAGACGGTCATGAGGAGGGAGCCGATGCGCCGCTGGCGGATGTGCAGCGCGCCATGCGTGTAATCCGCGCCCGCGCCCGGGAGTACAGTCTGGACCCGGCGCGCATGGGGGTGCTCGGCTTCTCTGCGGGCGGTCACGTGGCGGCAAGCCTTGGTACCCGTCATGACGAAGCGGTATACGCCCCGCTCGATGCCGCCGACGAGCACGCTGCCCGCCCGGCCTTTATGGCGCTGGTCTATCCGGTGATCACCATGCAGGGCGACCATTATCACCCGGGCTCGCGGCATGAGCTGATAGGCGATAACCCTGGCGAGGAGCAGATCCAGCGCTATTCGCTGGAAACGCGCGTCACCCGCGACGCCCCGCCGACCTTCCTGCTGCATGCCGCCGACGACCCGGCAGTAAAGGTTGAGAACAGCCTGGCGATGTACAGCGCCCTGCGCCACGCGGGCGTGCCGGTTGAGATGCACCTGTTCGAGCGGGGCAAGCACGGGTTCGGCATTCGCGATGCCCAGGGTTTACCGGTGGCCGTCTGGCCGGAACTGATGATGAACTGGATTGCGACAAAGGTGTGA
- the aldA gene encoding aldehyde dehydrogenase codes for MTVPVQHPMYIDGQFVAWQGDAWIDVINPATEEVISRIPDGSADDARKAIDAAERAQDAWEALPAIQRAGWLRKIAAGIRERASEISALIVAEGGKIQQLADVEVSFTADYLDYMAEWARRYEGEIIQSDRPGENILLFKRALGVTTGILPWNFPFFLIARKLAPALLTGNTIVIKPSEFTPNNAIAFAKIVDEIGLPKGVFNLVLGRGETVGQELAGNPKVAMVSMTGSVGAGEKIMAAAAKNITKVCLELGGKAPAIVMDDADLELAVKAIVDSRVINTGQVCNCAERVYVQKGIYDRFANRLGEAMKAVQFGNPAERNDIAMGPLINAAALERVEQKVALAVEQGAKVVLGGKAVEGKGYFYPPTLLLDVRQDMTIMHEETFGPVLPVVVFDTLEEALKMANDSDYGLTSSIYTRDLNVAMKAIKGLKFGETYINRENFEAMQGFHAGWRKSGIGGADGKHGLHEYLQTQVVYLQS; via the coding sequence ATGACAGTACCCGTACAACATCCTATGTATATCGATGGACAGTTTGTCGCCTGGCAGGGTGATGCCTGGATTGATGTGATCAACCCGGCCACCGAAGAGGTCATTTCCCGTATTCCCGATGGTAGCGCTGACGATGCCCGCAAAGCGATTGACGCTGCGGAACGCGCCCAGGACGCCTGGGAGGCGCTGCCTGCCATTCAGCGTGCGGGCTGGCTGCGTAAAATCGCCGCAGGTATTCGCGAGCGCGCCAGTGAGATCAGCGCCCTGATCGTCGCCGAAGGCGGCAAGATCCAGCAGCTCGCCGACGTTGAAGTCTCCTTCACCGCTGACTATCTCGATTATATGGCGGAGTGGGCGCGTCGCTACGAGGGCGAAATTATCCAGAGCGATCGCCCGGGTGAAAATATTCTGCTGTTCAAACGCGCCCTCGGCGTGACCACCGGCATTCTGCCGTGGAACTTCCCGTTCTTCCTGATTGCCCGCAAGCTGGCTCCGGCGCTGCTGACCGGTAACACCATTGTCATCAAGCCGAGCGAGTTCACGCCGAACAACGCCATCGCCTTCGCCAAAATTGTCGACGAGATTGGCCTGCCGAAAGGGGTATTTAACCTGGTGCTGGGCCGGGGTGAAACCGTGGGCCAGGAGCTGGCGGGCAACCCGAAAGTGGCGATGGTCAGCATGACCGGCAGCGTGGGCGCGGGAGAGAAGATCATGGCTGCCGCCGCGAAGAACATCACCAAAGTATGCCTGGAGCTGGGGGGCAAGGCCCCGGCCATCGTGATGGACGATGCGGATCTGGAGCTGGCGGTGAAGGCGATTGTTGACTCCCGCGTGATCAACACCGGGCAGGTATGTAACTGCGCCGAGCGCGTGTATGTGCAGAAGGGTATTTACGATCGCTTTGCGAACCGTCTGGGCGAAGCGATGAAAGCGGTGCAGTTTGGCAACCCGGCCGAGCGCAACGACATTGCGATGGGGCCGCTGATTAACGCCGCGGCGCTGGAGCGCGTGGAGCAGAAAGTGGCTCTGGCGGTAGAGCAGGGGGCAAAAGTGGTATTGGGCGGAAAAGCGGTGGAAGGTAAAGGCTATTTCTACCCGCCAACCCTACTGCTCGACGTGCGCCAGGACATGACCATCATGCACGAAGAGACCTTCGGGCCGGTGCTGCCGGTGGTGGTATTTGATACCCTGGAAGAGGCGCTGAAGATGGCGAATGACAGCGACTACGGCCTGACGTCCTCTATTTACACCCGGGATCTGAACGTGGCGATGAAGGCCATCAAAGGGCTGAAGTTTGGCGAAACCTACATCAACCGCGAGAACTTTGAAGCGATGCAGGGCTTCCACGCGGGATGGCGTAAATCGGGGATCGGCGGGGCAGACGGCAAGCACGGCCTGCACGAGTATCTGCAAACTCAGGTGGTCTATTTGCAGTCCTGA
- a CDS encoding YdcF family protein, producing the protein MSLTIFPSLPDKTLAAVNTVGRWLAEDNLPYNPPALQADLVVLAGNAVIPAIDAACRLASELAVPLLISGGIGHSTTFLYAAIARHPRYNKVRTTGKAEATILAEIARAFWHIPPERLLVEDQSTNCGENARFSAAMIQHHHLPVKRGIVVQDPTMQRRTMATFARVYRDKPDAPQWSSHPGIVPELQNSDDGLVFRGGGEGLWPVERYLSLVLGELPRLRDDINGYGPLGRDFIVHVDIPADVEAAWQILRNDAVLTEALSSRALL; encoded by the coding sequence ATGAGTCTCACAATCTTCCCATCCCTGCCGGACAAAACCCTGGCCGCGGTGAATACCGTTGGCCGCTGGCTTGCCGAAGATAACCTGCCTTACAACCCGCCCGCGCTCCAGGCCGACCTGGTGGTGCTGGCCGGTAACGCGGTGATCCCCGCCATCGACGCGGCCTGTCGTCTGGCGTCGGAGCTTGCCGTGCCCTTGCTGATCAGCGGCGGGATAGGCCATTCCACCACCTTTTTATACGCCGCCATTGCGCGACATCCGCGCTACAACAAAGTGCGCACCACCGGCAAAGCCGAAGCCACTATTCTGGCGGAGATCGCCCGGGCGTTCTGGCACATTCCGCCCGAGCGCCTGCTGGTGGAAGACCAGTCCACCAACTGCGGTGAAAATGCCCGATTCAGCGCGGCGATGATCCAGCATCACCATCTGCCGGTGAAGCGCGGGATTGTGGTGCAGGACCCGACCATGCAGCGCCGCACCATGGCGACGTTTGCCCGCGTCTACCGCGATAAGCCCGATGCGCCGCAATGGTCCAGCCACCCGGGGATAGTGCCTGAGCTGCAAAACAGCGATGACGGCCTGGTGTTCCGCGGCGGCGGCGAGGGGCTGTGGCCCGTGGAGCGTTATCTGTCGCTGGTGCTGGGTGAGCTCCCGCGCCTGCGGGATGACATCAACGGCTATGGCCCGCTTGGCCGGGATTTTATCGTCCATGTGGATATTCCTGCCGACGTAGAGGCCGCCTGGCAGATCCTGCGTAACGACGCCGTCCTCACCGAGGCGCTATCCAGTCGCGCCCTGCTGTAA
- a CDS encoding MFS transporter: MTQQHESSAAVLRKNKKVLVASLTGSAIEWFDYFLYGTAAALVFNKIFFPMVDPVIGLILSYLSFSLTFFIRPIGGVLFAHIGDRIGRKKTLVLTLSLMGGATVMIGLLPTYEQIGLWAPALLILMRIIQGMGIGGEWGGALLLAYEYAPEKRKGFFGSIPQAGVTIGMLMATFIVSLMTLFSEEDFLSWGWRIPFLLSSVLVLLGLWIRKDIDETPEFKKVKSSGKVAKAPLRDTLKYHWREVLIAAGLKVVETAPFYIFSTFVVSYATTTLSYQKSQALEAVTLGALVATIMIPLMGLLSDKVGRQRMYAVSVFVLGLFIVPWFMLLNTGTTWGIVLATVIAFGVLWAPVTAVLGTLCSEIFSANVRYTGITLGYQLGAALAGGTAPLIATGLLAKYNGDWVPVAWYLAVTVTISLVAIFCASRVKRAPVINARTNEL; encoded by the coding sequence ATGACACAACAACACGAAAGCAGTGCCGCAGTTTTACGTAAAAATAAGAAGGTGCTGGTCGCCAGCCTCACCGGCAGCGCCATTGAATGGTTTGACTATTTTCTCTACGGCACGGCCGCCGCGCTGGTCTTCAATAAGATCTTCTTCCCGATGGTCGACCCGGTTATCGGCCTGATTTTGTCCTATCTTTCGTTCTCACTAACCTTTTTTATCCGCCCCATTGGTGGCGTGTTGTTCGCCCACATCGGGGATCGTATTGGGCGCAAAAAAACGCTGGTGTTGACCCTGTCGCTGATGGGGGGTGCAACCGTGATGATTGGGCTGTTACCCACCTATGAGCAGATTGGCCTCTGGGCCCCGGCCCTGCTGATCCTGATGCGCATTATTCAGGGGATGGGGATCGGCGGCGAATGGGGCGGCGCCCTGCTGCTGGCCTATGAATATGCCCCTGAAAAGCGTAAAGGCTTCTTTGGCAGCATTCCGCAGGCGGGGGTCACCATCGGCATGCTGATGGCCACCTTTATCGTCTCGCTGATGACGCTGTTCAGCGAAGAGGATTTTCTCTCCTGGGGCTGGCGCATTCCGTTCCTGCTGAGCTCGGTGCTGGTGCTGCTGGGGCTGTGGATCCGCAAGGATATCGACGAAACGCCGGAGTTTAAAAAGGTAAAATCGAGCGGTAAGGTGGCCAAAGCCCCCCTGCGCGACACCCTGAAATACCACTGGCGCGAAGTGCTGATCGCCGCCGGGCTGAAGGTGGTTGAGACCGCGCCGTTCTATATCTTCTCTACCTTTGTGGTGAGCTACGCCACCACTACACTCAGCTACCAGAAGTCGCAGGCGCTGGAGGCGGTTACCCTCGGGGCGCTGGTTGCCACCATCATGATCCCGCTGATGGGGCTGCTGTCGGATAAGGTCGGTCGCCAGCGGATGTACGCCGTCAGCGTCTTTGTCCTCGGCCTGTTTATCGTGCCGTGGTTTATGCTGCTCAATACCGGCACCACCTGGGGCATCGTGCTGGCGACGGTGATCGCTTTCGGGGTGCTGTGGGCGCCGGTGACCGCGGTGCTGGGTACGCTCTGCTCCGAAATTTTCTCCGCAAACGTGCGCTATACCGGCATCACCCTCGGCTATCAGTTGGGTGCCGCGCTGGCGGGCGGTACCGCTCCGCTGATTGCCACCGGCCTGCTGGCGAAATATAACGGCGACTGGGTGCCGGTGGCCTGGTATCTGGCGGTGACCGTGACCATCTCGCTGGTTGCCATCTTCTGCGCCAGCCGGGTAAAGCGCGCCCCGGTGATTAACGCCCGGACAAACGAACTCTGA
- a CDS encoding MFS transporter, whose protein sequence is MRLPQRDPYAPREWQPHEKPMLLGSPSTPVHSTPKRIAYGVVGLLVCLTGALGNAMVAANLQNLQGTFAAWSTEIAWLPAVYVMTNVSINLLLVKFRQQFGLRAFTEGFLVLYVLVTFFHLFVNDLSSALMVRAAHGMVAAALSSLGIYYQIQAWPAKHRLKALTIGITGSSLAIPIARLFSTELLQLDEWRGLYLFELGLALISLGCVIALKLPPGDRRKVFEKKDFITFILLAPGMALLCAVLSLGRLDWWFEAPWIGWALAGSLVLIVSAIVFEHNRSNPLLNTRWLSSGSILRLGLIMLLIRIVLAEQNTGVIGWLQYVGLQNEQMTHLAWSIFAGIACGIAASCLTIKPTKLAWPIVTSLVLMIIASLLDSQSNSLTRPDQLMLSQFLLGFGSAFFLAPAMLAGIGGVIADPRNLVSFSVLFGMSQNIGGLLGSAILGTFQTWREKYHSSLLAEQLTSLNPLVNERLQIYSQMYRSLIGDDALVSVQSTLQLQNASTLEANILAYNDTYLLTAGIATATLVWILWRLLRLRITARLALKKATGSQ, encoded by the coding sequence ATGCGCCTGCCCCAACGCGACCCCTATGCTCCTCGCGAGTGGCAGCCTCACGAAAAGCCGATGCTGTTAGGCTCCCCGTCCACGCCGGTGCACAGCACCCCGAAGCGAATCGCCTATGGCGTGGTGGGATTACTGGTCTGCCTGACCGGCGCGCTGGGCAATGCGATGGTTGCCGCCAACCTGCAAAATTTGCAGGGCACCTTTGCCGCCTGGTCCACCGAAATCGCCTGGCTCCCGGCGGTATACGTGATGACCAACGTGTCGATCAACCTGCTGCTGGTGAAGTTTCGCCAGCAGTTTGGCCTGCGCGCCTTCACGGAAGGGTTCCTGGTGCTGTATGTGCTGGTGACCTTTTTCCACCTCTTCGTCAACGATCTCAGCTCGGCCCTGATGGTGCGCGCCGCCCACGGCATGGTGGCTGCGGCGCTCAGCTCGCTTGGGATCTACTATCAGATCCAGGCCTGGCCGGCGAAACACCGCCTCAAAGCCCTGACCATCGGCATCACCGGCTCGTCGCTGGCGATCCCCATTGCGCGGCTGTTCTCTACCGAACTGTTACAGCTGGACGAGTGGCGCGGGCTGTATCTCTTTGAGCTCGGTCTGGCGCTCATCTCGCTGGGCTGCGTGATCGCCCTCAAGCTGCCGCCGGGCGACCGGCGCAAGGTATTCGAGAAGAAGGATTTCATTACCTTTATTCTGCTGGCGCCGGGCATGGCGCTGCTGTGCGCGGTGCTCTCCCTTGGGCGACTCGACTGGTGGTTTGAAGCGCCGTGGATCGGCTGGGCGCTGGCGGGTTCGCTGGTGCTGATTGTCTCAGCCATCGTTTTTGAGCATAACCGCAGTAACCCGCTGCTGAATACGCGCTGGCTCTCCAGCGGCAGTATCCTGCGCCTGGGACTGATTATGCTGCTGATCCGCATCGTGCTGGCGGAGCAGAACACCGGGGTGATCGGCTGGCTGCAGTACGTCGGGCTGCAAAACGAGCAGATGACCCATCTGGCGTGGTCGATTTTTGCCGGGATCGCCTGCGGCATCGCCGCCAGCTGCCTGACCATCAAACCCACAAAGCTCGCCTGGCCGATCGTCACCTCGCTGGTTCTGATGATTATCGCCTCCCTGCTCGACAGCCAGTCCAACAGCCTCACCCGTCCGGATCAGCTGATGCTGAGCCAGTTCCTGCTCGGGTTTGGCAGCGCCTTCTTCCTCGCCCCGGCGATGCTGGCCGGGATTGGCGGGGTGATCGCCGATCCGCGCAACCTGGTCAGCTTTTCGGTGCTGTTCGGCATGAGCCAGAATATCGGCGGGCTGCTGGGTTCGGCCATTCTCGGCACCTTCCAGACCTGGCGGGAGAAGTACCACTCCAGCCTGCTGGCGGAACAGCTCACCAGCCTCAATCCGCTGGTGAACGAGCGCCTGCAGATTTACAGCCAGATGTACCGCAGCCTGATTGGCGACGACGCCCTGGTCAGCGTTCAGTCCACGCTGCAACTCCAGAACGCCAGTACGCTGGAGGCAAATATTTTGGCTTACAACGATACTTATCTTCTGACGGCTGGCATTGCCACCGCCACGCTGGTCTGGATTTTATGGCGGTTGCTGCGCCTGCGCATCACTGCCCGTCTGGCGCTGAAAAAGGCCACCGGCAGTCAATAA
- a CDS encoding HlyD family secretion protein, with the protein MSQQDAAKEQANTRNNLRVVSVFAAAAIGIVGVLVILYAWQLPPFTRHAQFTDNAYVRGQTTFISPQVNGYITEVKVQDFVQVKKGDLLLQIDDRIYRQRVHQAEAQLAMKIAALNNNLQQRKSAEAVIQRNDAALKNARAQNQKTQADLRRVKDLTADGSLSIRERDAALASAAQGSADIDQAKATLEMSRQDLQTAIVNRAALEADVENAKAALELAQIDLQNTRIVAPRDGQLGQIAVRLGAYVTAGTHLTTLVPPQHWVIANIKETQLANLRVGQPVKFTVDALNDKAYEGRVQSISPATGVEFSAITPDNATGNFVKIAQRIPVRIEVLGKPEESALLRPGMSVQVTIDTREAK; encoded by the coding sequence ATGAGTCAGCAGGATGCCGCTAAAGAGCAGGCCAATACCCGGAATAATTTACGCGTGGTGTCAGTGTTCGCCGCGGCCGCCATCGGCATCGTCGGCGTGCTGGTGATCCTCTACGCCTGGCAGCTACCGCCCTTTACCCGCCACGCGCAGTTCACCGATAACGCCTACGTGCGGGGCCAGACCACCTTTATCAGCCCCCAGGTGAACGGCTACATCACCGAGGTGAAGGTGCAGGATTTTGTGCAGGTCAAAAAGGGCGACCTGCTGTTGCAGATTGACGACCGCATCTACCGCCAGCGCGTGCATCAGGCCGAGGCCCAGCTGGCAATGAAGATAGCCGCCCTGAATAACAATTTGCAGCAGCGTAAAAGTGCCGAAGCGGTGATCCAGCGTAACGATGCGGCGCTGAAAAACGCCCGGGCCCAGAACCAGAAGACCCAGGCCGACCTCAGGCGGGTGAAGGATCTCACCGCCGACGGCTCGCTGTCGATTCGCGAGCGGGATGCTGCGCTGGCGAGCGCCGCCCAGGGCAGCGCGGACATCGACCAGGCAAAGGCCACGCTGGAGATGTCGCGCCAGGATCTGCAAACCGCCATTGTTAACCGCGCCGCGCTGGAGGCCGACGTCGAAAACGCGAAGGCGGCGCTGGAGCTGGCGCAAATCGACCTGCAAAACACCCGCATCGTCGCCCCGCGCGACGGCCAGCTCGGGCAGATTGCCGTGCGCCTGGGTGCCTATGTGACCGCCGGAACCCATCTCACCACCCTGGTGCCGCCGCAGCACTGGGTGATCGCCAATATCAAAGAGACCCAGCTGGCGAACCTGCGCGTCGGCCAGCCGGTGAAATTCACCGTCGATGCCCTGAATGATAAAGCCTACGAAGGCCGGGTGCAGAGCATCTCCCCGGCCACCGGGGTGGAGTTCAGCGCCATTACGCCGGATAACGCCACGGGTAACTTCGTGAAGATTGCCCAGCGCATTCCGGTGCGCATTGAGGTACTCGGCAAGCCGGAAGAGTCGGCCCTGCTGCGTCCGGGGATGTCGGTGCAGGTGACGATTGATACCCGGGAGGCGAAATGA